In a genomic window of Aeromonas veronii:
- the ppc gene encoding phosphoenolpyruvate carboxylase, whose protein sequence is MNEKYAALRANVGMLGQLLGKSIKDHQGQAFLDKIETIRQLAKSSRKGNESDRERLLDTLRTLSDDELLPVARAFSQFLNLANVAEQFHTISRRCEEQVCTPDPLEQMFDKLKASNLSQEAIIQAVRELDIDLVLTAHPTEVTRRTLIHKHVQLNDCLEALELSDLLPRERDKILNRIEQLINQAWHTNEIREQRPTPVDEAKWGFAVVENSLWPAIPEFMRNLDERLQHHLGVRLPLDAAPVKFTSWMGGDRDGNPFVTAKVTAEVLELGRWMAVSLFYKDIKELTSELSMSDCTDAVRARVGDHPEPYRALVRELREALRETKEHLTAKVQGQASESQDLVKTTAQLREPLELCYHSLHACGMGNIADGMLLDVLRKVACFGIHLVKLDIRQDGERHGLVFSELTRYLGLGDYAEWSEDDKQAFLLNELNSRRPLIPHDWEPSAEVRETLDTCQVIAQHDPDAFGIYIISMAGAPSDVLSVQLLLKEAGCKFRMPVAPLFETQDDLMAGTAVMERLLSVDWYRGYIQGRQYVMIGYSDSAKDAGMMAAGWAQYAAMESLVGLAEANNIRLTLFHGRGGTVGRGGAPAHQAILSQPPGSLRGGLRTTEQGEMIRFKFGLPKVAIKSLELYTSAVLEGNLLPPPKPKECWREVMEQLAADSCDHYRSIVRGHPDFVPYFRAATPEMELGKLPLGSRPAKRKPNGGVESLRAIPWIFAWTQNRLMLPAWLGAHKALQQAIDGGKLAVLEEMSAQWPFFRTRLEMLEMVFLKADVWLAEYYDTRLVPQELWGLGKQLRQELAESIEVVLKLSPRGDLLEDQPWIKESIKLRNPYTDPLNVLQAELLNRSRNHPETLHPELDKALMVTIAGIAAGMRNTG, encoded by the coding sequence ATGAACGAAAAGTACGCCGCACTACGCGCCAACGTAGGTATGCTGGGTCAGCTGCTGGGTAAATCCATCAAGGATCATCAGGGTCAGGCCTTTCTCGACAAGATCGAAACCATTCGCCAATTGGCCAAGTCCTCCCGCAAGGGCAATGAATCAGACCGGGAACGTCTGCTCGATACCCTGCGCACCCTGAGCGATGATGAACTGCTGCCGGTGGCGCGCGCCTTCAGCCAGTTCCTCAATCTGGCCAACGTGGCGGAACAGTTCCACACCATCTCCCGTCGCTGCGAAGAGCAGGTCTGCACCCCGGATCCGCTGGAGCAGATGTTCGACAAGCTGAAAGCCTCCAACCTGTCGCAAGAGGCCATCATTCAGGCCGTGCGCGAGCTGGATATCGATCTGGTGCTGACCGCTCACCCGACCGAGGTGACCCGTCGCACCCTGATCCACAAGCATGTGCAGCTCAACGACTGCCTCGAAGCGCTGGAGCTCTCCGACCTGCTGCCCCGCGAGCGGGACAAGATCCTCAATCGCATCGAGCAGCTCATCAATCAGGCATGGCACACCAACGAGATCCGCGAACAGCGCCCGACCCCGGTCGACGAGGCCAAGTGGGGCTTCGCGGTGGTGGAGAACAGCCTGTGGCCAGCTATTCCCGAATTCATGCGCAATCTGGACGAGCGTCTGCAACACCATCTGGGTGTGCGGCTGCCGCTGGATGCCGCGCCGGTCAAGTTCACCTCCTGGATGGGCGGTGACCGTGACGGCAACCCCTTCGTCACCGCCAAGGTGACTGCCGAAGTGCTGGAGCTGGGCCGCTGGATGGCGGTGAGCCTGTTCTACAAAGACATCAAGGAGCTCACCTCCGAGCTCTCCATGTCCGACTGTACCGACGCCGTGCGCGCTCGCGTTGGCGATCACCCCGAGCCCTACCGCGCGCTGGTGCGCGAGCTGCGTGAAGCGCTGCGAGAAACCAAGGAGCATTTGACCGCCAAGGTGCAGGGCCAGGCGAGCGAGAGTCAGGATCTGGTCAAGACCACCGCCCAGCTGCGCGAGCCGCTGGAGCTCTGCTACCACTCATTGCACGCCTGCGGCATGGGCAACATCGCCGATGGCATGCTGCTGGATGTGCTGCGCAAGGTCGCCTGTTTCGGTATCCATCTGGTCAAGCTTGATATCCGTCAGGATGGCGAGCGTCACGGGCTGGTCTTCTCCGAGCTGACCCGCTATCTGGGGCTGGGTGACTACGCCGAGTGGAGCGAGGATGACAAGCAGGCCTTCCTGCTCAATGAACTGAACTCCCGCCGCCCGCTCATTCCTCACGACTGGGAGCCGAGCGCCGAGGTGCGCGAGACGCTGGATACCTGTCAGGTCATCGCCCAGCACGACCCCGATGCGTTCGGCATCTACATCATCTCCATGGCCGGTGCGCCATCGGACGTGCTGTCGGTGCAACTGTTGCTCAAAGAGGCGGGCTGCAAGTTCCGCATGCCGGTCGCCCCGCTATTTGAAACCCAGGATGACCTGATGGCAGGCACCGCCGTGATGGAGCGTCTGCTCTCGGTGGACTGGTATCGCGGCTACATTCAGGGCCGTCAGTACGTGATGATCGGTTACTCCGACTCCGCCAAGGATGCGGGCATGATGGCCGCTGGCTGGGCCCAGTACGCCGCCATGGAATCCCTGGTGGGGCTGGCCGAAGCCAATAACATCCGCCTCACCCTGTTCCATGGCCGTGGCGGTACCGTCGGTCGTGGTGGTGCGCCTGCCCATCAGGCCATCCTCTCCCAGCCGCCGGGATCCCTGCGCGGCGGTCTGCGTACCACCGAACAGGGGGAGATGATCCGCTTCAAGTTCGGTCTGCCGAAAGTGGCGATCAAGAGTCTGGAGCTCTACACCAGCGCCGTGCTGGAAGGGAACCTGCTGCCACCGCCCAAGCCGAAAGAGTGCTGGCGCGAGGTGATGGAACAGCTGGCCGCCGACTCCTGCGATCACTACCGCAGTATCGTGCGTGGTCATCCGGACTTCGTCCCTTACTTCCGTGCCGCCACCCCGGAGATGGAGCTCGGCAAGCTGCCGCTCGGATCGCGCCCTGCCAAGCGCAAGCCCAACGGCGGCGTCGAGAGCCTGCGCGCCATTCCGTGGATCTTTGCCTGGACCCAGAACCGCCTGATGCTGCCGGCCTGGCTCGGTGCCCACAAGGCGCTGCAACAGGCCATCGACGGCGGCAAGCTGGCGGTGCTGGAAGAGATGAGCGCCCAGTGGCCCTTCTTCCGCACTCGCCTCGAAATGCTGGAGATGGTATTCCTCAAGGCGGACGTCTGGCTCGCCGAGTACTACGACACCCGTCTGGTGCCGCAGGAGCTGTGGGGCCTTGGCAAGCAGTTGCGTCAGGAGCTCGCCGAATCCATCGAGGTGGTGCTGAAACTGAGCCCGCGCGGGGATCTGCTGGAGGATCAGCCCTGGATCAAGGAGTCCATCAAGCTGCGCAACCCCTACACAGACCCGCTCAACGTGCTGCAGGCCGAGCTGCTCAACCGCTCCCGCAACCACCCGGAGACTCTGCACCCCGAGCTGGACAAGGCGCTGATGGTCACCATCGCCGGTATCGCCGCAGGGATGCGTAACACCGGTTGA
- a CDS encoding IS4 family transposase: protein MHLTQLEQWAFDQFGHANLKDPRRTERLVKLATALAQQPGDCVSQLPLSPADMEGSYRFIRNHHVNADAIADAGFATTAALARDYDLLLALEDTTALTFNHASVHDELGHTNQGSSRALLAHSVLLFAPHKSQVVGMIAQRIWTRDVSKRGESHRHATRPYKEKESRKWEEASVAFAARLGTQMANVISVCDREADIYEYLHYKQSNQQRFVVRSMQSRCIEEHDHKLYDYARQCHSAGTKVVKIPQRGGRKAREAVLDIKFTKVTLKAPANKRNEPDIPLYYVGCIEQGDASDRLEWHLLTSEAVTDDAQARKVIGYYERRWLIEDYHKVWKSAGTRVETLRMQSMDNLKRMCVILSFIAVRLLQLRFINEESSAQNQSCETVIGPTGWKLLWRKVEKTPLPTKVPDMRWAYRSLAKLGGWKDTKRTGRASIAALWEGWFRLQTLLEGYELAQSLEHQ, encoded by the coding sequence ATGCATCTCACCCAACTCGAACAATGGGCATTCGACCAGTTTGGCCATGCCAATCTCAAGGACCCCAGACGCACTGAACGTCTCGTCAAACTCGCCACCGCCCTTGCTCAACAACCCGGAGATTGCGTGTCACAACTTCCCCTCTCACCCGCCGACATGGAAGGCTCATATCGCTTTATTCGCAACCACCATGTCAATGCCGATGCCATTGCTGATGCAGGCTTTGCCACCACCGCAGCCCTAGCCAGGGACTACGACCTGTTGCTGGCACTGGAAGATACCACGGCCCTGACCTTCAACCATGCCAGCGTCCATGATGAGCTGGGGCACACCAATCAAGGCAGTAGTCGCGCTCTGCTGGCTCACTCCGTCTTGTTGTTTGCTCCGCATAAATCGCAGGTGGTCGGCATGATTGCACAGCGTATCTGGACCCGTGATGTCAGCAAGCGGGGAGAGAGCCACCGGCATGCCACCCGGCCTTACAAGGAGAAAGAGAGTCGCAAGTGGGAGGAGGCATCCGTGGCCTTTGCCGCCCGTCTCGGCACTCAGATGGCCAACGTTATCTCGGTCTGTGACCGGGAAGCGGATATCTACGAATATCTGCATTACAAGCAGAGCAACCAACAACGCTTTGTGGTGCGCTCGATGCAAAGTCGCTGTATCGAAGAGCATGACCACAAGCTCTACGACTATGCCCGGCAGTGCCACTCTGCCGGCACCAAGGTCGTCAAAATACCGCAGCGGGGCGGCAGAAAAGCCAGAGAGGCCGTGCTCGACATCAAGTTTACCAAAGTCACCCTAAAGGCTCCGGCCAACAAGCGTAACGAGCCGGATATCCCGCTCTACTACGTGGGATGCATTGAGCAGGGCGATGCCTCTGACCGGCTGGAGTGGCACCTGCTGACTAGTGAAGCCGTGACCGACGATGCACAGGCCCGCAAGGTTATCGGCTATTACGAGCGGCGCTGGCTTATCGAGGATTATCACAAGGTCTGGAAGAGTGCCGGCACTCGGGTAGAAACCTTAAGGATGCAGAGCATGGATAACCTGAAGCGGATGTGCGTCATCTTGTCGTTTATCGCGGTGCGTCTGTTGCAATTGAGGTTTATCAACGAGGAGTCATCGGCACAGAATCAAAGCTGCGAAACGGTGATAGGCCCGACGGGGTGGAAGCTGCTTTGGCGAAAGGTAGAGAAAACGCCGTTGCCAACCAAGGTGCCGGATATGAGATGGGCGTACCGGAGCCTGGCCAAGCTGGGGGGCTGGAAGGACACTAAACGAACGGGGCGGGCTTCAATAGCGGCATTATGGGAGGGCTGGTTTCGACTCCAGACCCTCCTGGAAGGCTACGAACTGGCGCAGTCTCTTGAGCACCAATAG
- a CDS encoding exopolysaccharide biosynthesis protein, translating into MVAAQLNDPKTTLADTLRATAHAIEESHISLRQMLVLVGEQGMLLFCVLLTVPFLLPVSIPGVSTPFGLLILFIGIGITLNRVPWLPAMLMERRFAADQLKPTLHKGADLLARVDRVIRPRLLVLTGSSTVNRCNGLLIMLAALLLMLPLGAIPFTNAMPAWAILLLCTGMLQRDGLFVASGYLLVSATLVWFSVLAIGLLMAGQSASGLLD; encoded by the coding sequence ATGGTTGCCGCGCAACTCAACGACCCCAAAACCACCCTCGCGGATACCCTGCGGGCCACCGCGCACGCCATCGAGGAGAGCCATATCAGCCTGCGCCAGATGCTCGTGCTGGTGGGTGAACAGGGCATGTTGCTGTTTTGCGTGCTGCTCACCGTCCCCTTTCTGCTGCCGGTCTCCATCCCCGGCGTCAGTACCCCGTTCGGCCTGCTGATCCTCTTTATCGGCATCGGCATCACCCTCAACCGGGTGCCCTGGCTGCCCGCTATGCTGATGGAGCGCCGCTTCGCCGCCGACCAGCTCAAGCCCACCCTGCACAAGGGGGCGGATCTGCTGGCCCGGGTCGATCGCGTGATCCGCCCGCGCCTGCTGGTGTTGACCGGCAGCAGCACGGTCAACCGCTGCAACGGCCTGCTGATCATGCTGGCCGCCCTGCTGCTGATGCTGCCCCTGGGCGCCATCCCGTTTACCAACGCCATGCCTGCCTGGGCCATCCTGCTGCTCTGCACCGGCATGTTGCAACGGGATGGCCTGTTCGTCGCCAGCGGCTACCTGCTGGTGAGCGCGACTCTGGTTTGGTTCAGCGTGCTGGCCATCGGCTTGCTGATGGCGGGCCAGAGCGCCAGCGGCCTGCTCGACTAA
- a CDS encoding GGDEF domain-containing protein, with translation MQFDRLYISLSHYRHLDWEHRVHIALLGGVMLAIMALHLLLLPHFPFARLHVISVGFEVINGLTMLFLFWVVQCAHLPTHTYRLLSCGLMLWIIGATVDIMDELVAQPLWLAIYAEDLLRSSGILLSSIGILSTMHYLFHINTQLRQQALFDDLTQLPNRRYFHQQLFLKQGEGHALILLDLDHFKVINDNYGHDIGDRVLQQFGELLQRHCPPEALAARVGGEEFALLLPVANKAELQQLANTLLAATRTIASNPAHPLTVSLGVGISEPKESAASLFKRVDQALYGAKEAGRNCAVWATPTTNEA, from the coding sequence GGGGGGAGTGATGCTGGCCATCATGGCCCTTCATCTGTTGCTGCTGCCCCATTTCCCGTTCGCTCGCCTCCATGTCATCAGCGTTGGCTTTGAGGTGATCAACGGACTCACCATGCTGTTCCTGTTCTGGGTGGTGCAGTGTGCCCATTTGCCCACCCACACCTACCGCCTGCTCTCCTGCGGCCTGATGTTGTGGATCATAGGGGCCACCGTCGACATCATGGACGAGCTGGTGGCACAGCCACTCTGGCTAGCCATCTATGCCGAGGATCTGCTGCGCTCCAGCGGCATCCTGCTCAGCAGCATCGGCATCCTGAGCACCATGCACTACCTCTTCCACATCAATACCCAGCTCAGACAGCAGGCGCTGTTCGACGATCTGACCCAGCTGCCAAACCGGCGCTACTTTCATCAGCAGCTGTTTCTGAAGCAGGGGGAGGGGCATGCGCTCATCCTGCTGGATCTCGATCACTTCAAGGTGATCAATGACAACTACGGTCACGATATCGGGGATCGGGTGTTGCAGCAGTTTGGCGAGCTGTTGCAACGGCACTGCCCGCCCGAGGCGCTGGCGGCCCGCGTTGGCGGTGAAGAGTTTGCCCTGCTGCTGCCCGTCGCCAACAAAGCCGAATTGCAGCAGTTGGCCAACACCCTGCTTGCGGCGACCCGCACCATCGCCTCCAACCCGGCCCATCCCCTAACAGTCAGCCTCGGAGTGGGGATCAGCGAACCCAAGGAGTCGGCGGCCTCGCTGTTCAAGCGAGTGGATCAGGCACTCTATGGTGCCAAGGAGGCGGGCAGAAACTGCGCTGTGTGGGCTACACCGACGACCAACGAGGCGTGA